A window of the Virgibacillus pantothenticus genome harbors these coding sequences:
- the cyoE gene encoding heme o synthase, with translation MEKVETATSRVVTNTSLAEEKKSNSLLADIKSLIKIGIINSNLITVFAGFWLATYFSGYSFSDYIGTFIITMLGSASVIAGGCMLNNWYDVDIDPIMKRTKTRPTVTGTISLQTVLVLGIITSFIGFILLLFTTIQAMLFAFIGWFVYVVLYTMWSKRRYTLNTTIGSFSGAAPPLIGWAAIDPNFHIVPLVLFLIMFIWQTPHFLALAMRKNEEYKAAKIPMLPAVHGFEFTKRQIVIYIACLLPLPFYLASLGTTFVMLATLLNVGWLVLGISGFYMKNDIKWATIIFVYSLNYLTIFFLMMVVVTWNSPF, from the coding sequence ATGGAAAAAGTAGAAACAGCTACTTCGCGAGTTGTTACTAATACTTCATTGGCTGAGGAAAAGAAATCTAATTCTTTACTAGCCGATATTAAATCATTGATTAAAATAGGGATTATCAACTCCAATTTAATTACTGTATTCGCTGGTTTTTGGCTGGCAACTTACTTTAGTGGGTACTCATTTTCTGATTATATTGGCACGTTTATTATTACTATGTTAGGAAGCGCTTCGGTAATTGCGGGAGGATGCATGTTAAATAATTGGTATGACGTTGATATTGATCCGATTATGAAACGAACGAAAACGCGACCAACGGTAACTGGCACAATTTCACTTCAAACTGTACTTGTGCTTGGTATAATAACATCTTTTATCGGCTTTATTCTCCTGCTATTTACAACAATACAAGCAATGCTGTTTGCATTTATCGGCTGGTTTGTTTATGTGGTTTTGTATACGATGTGGTCAAAAAGAAGATATACCTTAAATACTACGATTGGTAGCTTTTCTGGAGCTGCTCCTCCGCTGATCGGTTGGGCTGCGATAGATCCAAATTTCCACATTGTTCCACTTGTATTATTTTTAATCATGTTTATATGGCAAACGCCGCATTTCTTAGCATTGGCAATGCGAAAGAACGAAGAATATAAAGCCGCAAAAATACCCATGCTTCCTGCAGTACATGGTTTTGAATTTACAAAACGACAAATTGTCATTTATATCGCATGTTTATTACCACTGCCATTTTATTTAGCATCCTTAGGAACAACATTTGTTATGTTGGCAACTTTACTTAACGTTGGGTGGTTAGTGCTTGGGATCAGTGGTTTTTATATGAAAAACGATATTAAATGGGCAACTATTATTTTCGTTTATTCCTTGAACTATTTGACCATCTTCTTTTTAATGATGGTTGTTGTAACGTGGAACTCACCATTCTAG
- a CDS encoding COX15/CtaA family protein yields the protein MIKSLKWLSIVATLGMTFVLLGGALVTKTGSEDGCGNSWPLCEGEWIPSEISPELIIELSHRLVTGVVGFAVVGLAVLAWIKIGHIREVKFLSVLSVLFLVLQALIGAAAVVWGQSDFALAAHFGISLISFAAVFLLMLLIFEVDKKFDAKSLFIKKSHRLEIYGLTIYTMLVVYTGALVRHTEANLVCRSWPFCNNEAPLAFSNYVGPQWIQMGHRLAAGILFIWTITLSLRMLRHYKNNKLMYWGWWTVMILITLQVFFGALVIFTQLHLATALMHALVISLFFGMLTYFILQATRSGKYAKQLEDNKSNIQTS from the coding sequence ATGATAAAAAGCTTAAAATGGTTATCTATCGTAGCAACACTTGGTATGACATTTGTGTTACTCGGTGGAGCCCTTGTAACAAAAACCGGATCAGAAGATGGCTGTGGCAATAGTTGGCCCTTATGTGAAGGTGAATGGATTCCTTCAGAGATATCACCAGAACTAATTATTGAATTAAGTCACCGTTTAGTTACTGGAGTAGTTGGTTTCGCAGTTGTAGGCTTAGCAGTATTAGCGTGGATAAAGATTGGCCATATTCGGGAGGTTAAATTTCTATCGGTTCTTTCGGTACTATTCTTAGTATTACAAGCGCTTATTGGCGCTGCCGCTGTTGTATGGGGGCAATCTGATTTTGCCCTTGCTGCTCATTTTGGAATTTCCTTGATATCGTTTGCGGCAGTATTTCTGTTAATGCTACTTATTTTTGAGGTAGATAAAAAATTCGATGCAAAATCATTATTCATTAAAAAATCTCATCGGCTTGAGATTTATGGGCTTACGATTTACACCATGCTCGTTGTTTATACAGGGGCTTTGGTTCGGCATACAGAAGCAAATTTAGTTTGCAGAAGCTGGCCATTTTGCAATAACGAAGCTCCGTTAGCATTTTCTAATTATGTTGGGCCACAATGGATTCAAATGGGGCATAGGCTAGCCGCCGGTATTTTATTTATCTGGACGATTACACTTTCTCTTCGAATGCTTCGTCACTATAAGAATAATAAATTAATGTACTGGGGCTGGTGGACAGTCATGATTTTAATTACTTTACAAGTATTTTTTGGTGCTTTGGTCATATTTACTCAGTTGCATCTAGCTACAGCATTAATGCATGCGCTTGTCATTTCGCTATTTTTTGGAATGTTAACCTACTTTATTCTCCAGGCGACCCGAAGTGGAAAATACGCAAAGCAGTTGGAAGATAACAAGTCAAATATCCAAACTTCTTAA
- the pyc gene encoding pyruvate carboxylase, producing MAQLKQINKILVANRGEIAIRVFRACTELNIRTVAIYSKEDLSSYHRYKADEAYLIGEGKKPIDAYLDIEGIIALAKRVGVDAIHPGYGFLSENINFAKRCEEEGIIFIGPTSKHLDMFGDKVKARYQATQAGLPIIPGSDGPVYSLEEVEVFANKHGFPIIIKASLGGGGRGMRIVRSKQGLREAYDRAKSEARAAFGNDEIYLEKLIENPKHIEVQIIGDQHGNIVHLYERDCSVQRRHQKLVEVAPSTSLSEDLRMQICEAAVKLMKNVDYLNAGTVEFLVTEDKYYFIEVNPRVQVEHTITEMITGVDIVQTQIKVAEGRNLHDASIGIPEQDKIVTIGYAIQSRVTTEDPLNNFMPDTGRIMAYRSGGGFGVRLDAGNGFQGSVISPHYDSLLVKVSTWALNFEQAAQKMVRNLKEFRIRGIKTNIPFLQNVILHKNFLSGVYDTTFVDNTPELFVFPKRKDRGTKMLTYIGNTTVNGVDKDGNKEKPTFSELQIPKVDLSKPIPSGTKQILNERGPEGLATWLKEQKEVLLTDTTFRDAHQSLLATRVRTKDLHRIAEPTARMLPNLFSVEMWGGATFDVAYRFLKEDPWDRLLKLRDSMPNVLLQMLLRASNAVGYKNYPDNVIKEFVEKSATAGIDVFRIFDSLNWVEGMQLAIEAVRNNNKIAEATVCYTGDILDAGRTKYDISYYKNLAKELENSGAHILGIKDMAGLLKPEAAYQLISTLKESIDLPIHLHTHDTSGNGIYLYARAIDAGVDAVDVAAGPMAGLTSQPSAQTLYHALEGHERQPKINVEAYEQLSYYWEGIREYYRDFESGMKAPHTEIYMHEMPGGQYSNLKQQAKAVGLEDRWNEVKSMFRQVNDMFGDIVKVTPSSKVIGDMTLFMVQNNLTEDDIYERGETIDFPDSVIEFAQGYIGQPYQGFPPELQRIILKGKDPIKVRPGELLEPVDFTQLKETLFKTLDRQVTSFDLISHALYPKVFMDYHKFHDKYGDVSVLDTPTFFYGMKLGEVVEVEIEQGKTLIVKLVSISEPREDGTRVVYFELNGQTREIVVKDQSIQSEVEMRPKADKNNEKHIGATMPGTVIKVLRQAGERVNKGDHLLINEAMKMETTVQAPFTGVIKRVNVKDGDSIAVDDLLIEFE from the coding sequence ATGGCACAACTCAAACAGATCAACAAAATATTAGTTGCCAACCGTGGGGAAATTGCGATTCGAGTGTTTCGGGCTTGTACCGAATTAAATATTCGTACAGTCGCTATTTATTCTAAAGAGGATTTAAGTTCCTATCATCGCTACAAGGCGGATGAAGCGTATTTAATTGGAGAAGGGAAAAAGCCGATTGACGCTTACTTAGATATCGAAGGAATTATCGCGTTAGCGAAACGTGTGGGTGTCGATGCGATCCACCCTGGGTACGGGTTTTTATCTGAAAACATTAACTTTGCAAAGCGATGTGAAGAAGAAGGGATTATCTTTATCGGTCCTACAAGTAAACATTTAGATATGTTTGGTGATAAGGTAAAAGCCCGCTATCAAGCTACACAGGCTGGACTGCCGATTATACCAGGAAGCGATGGTCCTGTTTATTCACTAGAAGAAGTGGAGGTATTTGCAAATAAACATGGGTTCCCGATCATTATTAAAGCTTCTTTAGGCGGTGGTGGACGAGGTATGCGAATTGTGCGCAGTAAGCAAGGGCTTAGAGAGGCGTATGATCGGGCGAAATCAGAGGCTAGAGCCGCTTTTGGTAATGATGAAATCTACTTAGAAAAACTGATTGAAAATCCAAAACATATCGAAGTTCAAATAATTGGTGACCAACACGGGAATATTGTTCATTTGTACGAGAGAGACTGTTCTGTACAGCGTAGGCATCAAAAGCTAGTAGAAGTGGCGCCGAGTACATCGCTTTCTGAAGATTTACGTATGCAAATATGTGAAGCTGCGGTCAAACTCATGAAAAATGTAGACTACTTAAATGCTGGTACAGTTGAATTTTTAGTCACCGAGGATAAATACTATTTTATAGAAGTAAATCCGCGTGTACAGGTTGAACATACGATTACCGAAATGATTACAGGCGTTGACATTGTTCAAACGCAAATAAAAGTTGCCGAGGGAAGGAACTTGCACGATGCATCGATTGGAATTCCAGAGCAAGATAAGATTGTTACCATAGGTTACGCCATCCAATCACGTGTAACAACGGAGGACCCATTGAACAACTTTATGCCAGACACTGGTAGAATTATGGCATATCGCTCAGGAGGGGGATTTGGCGTTCGTTTAGATGCAGGAAACGGATTTCAAGGATCAGTTATTTCGCCGCATTATGATTCTTTATTAGTTAAAGTCTCTACTTGGGCATTGAATTTTGAACAGGCTGCACAAAAAATGGTCAGAAACTTAAAAGAATTTCGTATACGCGGAATTAAAACAAATATCCCGTTTTTACAAAATGTTATTTTGCATAAAAACTTTTTATCTGGAGTTTACGATACTACATTTGTTGACAATACACCTGAACTTTTTGTGTTTCCAAAGCGCAAAGATCGCGGAACGAAGATGCTTACGTATATTGGAAATACGACCGTCAATGGTGTGGATAAAGACGGCAATAAAGAGAAGCCAACTTTTTCTGAACTACAAATTCCAAAGGTGGATTTGTCTAAGCCAATTCCTTCAGGTACGAAACAAATTTTGAATGAGCGCGGTCCAGAAGGTTTAGCAACCTGGTTAAAGGAACAAAAAGAGGTGTTATTGACAGATACCACTTTTCGTGATGCGCATCAATCGTTATTAGCTACAAGAGTACGGACAAAAGATTTGCATCGCATCGCCGAACCAACTGCAAGAATGCTTCCTAACTTGTTCTCGGTTGAAATGTGGGGTGGAGCAACCTTTGACGTTGCTTACCGATTTTTAAAGGAAGACCCATGGGATCGTTTGCTGAAATTACGTGATAGCATGCCTAATGTATTATTGCAAATGTTGCTTCGGGCGAGTAATGCCGTCGGGTATAAAAATTACCCAGACAATGTCATTAAGGAGTTTGTAGAAAAAAGTGCGACAGCAGGTATTGATGTATTTCGAATATTTGATAGCTTGAATTGGGTAGAAGGGATGCAGTTGGCAATTGAAGCTGTACGTAACAATAATAAAATTGCAGAAGCAACGGTGTGTTACACTGGCGATATATTAGACGCAGGCCGGACGAAGTATGATATCAGCTATTATAAAAATCTGGCGAAAGAATTAGAGAATTCTGGAGCCCATATTCTTGGAATTAAAGATATGGCTGGCTTATTAAAGCCTGAAGCAGCATATCAATTAATTTCTACGTTAAAAGAATCGATTGACCTGCCAATTCATTTGCATACACATGATACGAGCGGAAATGGTATTTACTTATATGCAAGAGCGATTGATGCCGGAGTAGACGCTGTAGATGTAGCTGCTGGTCCGATGGCAGGGTTAACTTCACAGCCAAGCGCACAAACTCTTTACCATGCACTGGAAGGGCACGAGCGTCAGCCGAAGATAAATGTGGAAGCTTATGAACAACTTTCCTATTATTGGGAAGGGATCAGAGAATACTACCGTGATTTTGAGAGTGGTATGAAAGCACCACATACAGAGATTTATATGCATGAAATGCCTGGCGGGCAGTATAGTAACCTTAAACAACAGGCGAAAGCTGTAGGTTTGGAAGATCGTTGGAATGAAGTTAAATCGATGTTCCGTCAAGTGAATGATATGTTTGGCGATATTGTTAAAGTTACGCCATCGTCAAAAGTGATTGGTGATATGACATTATTTATGGTACAAAACAATTTAACAGAAGACGATATTTATGAGCGTGGAGAAACAATTGACTTTCCAGATTCTGTGATTGAATTTGCTCAAGGTTATATTGGACAACCGTATCAAGGATTTCCGCCAGAGTTGCAACGAATTATCCTAAAAGGGAAAGACCCAATAAAAGTGCGGCCTGGAGAGTTGTTGGAACCAGTTGACTTTACACAATTAAAAGAAACATTATTTAAAACCTTGGACCGACAGGTAACCAGCTTTGATTTAATCTCTCACGCACTTTATCCAAAGGTATTCATGGATTACCATAAATTCCATGATAAATATGGTGATGTGTCAGTATTGGACACCCCTACGTTCTTCTATGGCATGAAGCTAGGAGAAGTAGTTGAAGTAGAAATTGAACAAGGAAAGACATTAATTGTAAAGCTCGTTTCTATTTCAGAACCAAGAGAAGATGGGACGCGAGTCGTATACTTTGAGCTAAATGGACAGACAAGAGAGATTGTTGTAAAGGATCAAAGCATTCAATCTGAAGTCGAGATGAGACCAAAAGCTGATAAAAATAATGAAAAACATATTGGTGCTACGATGCCAGGGACAGTTATTAAAGTACTTCGTCAGGCAGGGGAACGTGTCAATAAAGGTGACCACTTATTAATCAATGAGGCAATGAAAATGGAGACAACAGTGCAAGCTCCGTTTACGGGAGTCATTAAACGAGTGAATGTAAAGGATGGCGATAGTATCGCGGTTGATGACTTACTTATTGAATTTGAATAA